From the Streptococcus sp. 29887 genome, one window contains:
- the argR gene encoding arginine repressor — protein sequence MNKAGRHELIKNMIHQEKIGRQTDIQKRLEGQGIIVTQTTLSRDLRELGVIKIHENGRSFYSLAIEEEGVNFVELLAQYAYKVERASFILVLHSDLGEAALMANIIDAEKPSSILGTLAGADTLLVICRDEEAAQQVEAEINHYLE from the coding sequence ATGAATAAAGCAGGGCGACATGAATTGATAAAAAACATGATTCATCAGGAGAAGATTGGACGCCAAACGGATATTCAGAAAAGGCTTGAGGGTCAGGGGATTATTGTAACTCAGACAACCTTGTCTCGTGATTTGCGTGAATTGGGTGTCATCAAAATTCATGAGAATGGTCGTTCCTTCTATTCTCTAGCGATTGAAGAAGAGGGAGTGAATTTCGTTGAATTATTGGCCCAATATGCTTATAAGGTTGAGCGGGCGAGTTTTATTTTGGTTCTTCATTCTGACTTGGGTGAAGCGGCCTTGATGGCTAATATTATTGATGCAGAGAAGCCGTCGTCTATTTTGGGAACCTTGGCTGGTGCAGATACGCTGTTGGTTATCTGTCGTGATGAAGAGGCAGCCCAGCAGGTCGAAGCTGAGATCAATCATTATTTGGAGTAG
- the argS gene encoding arginine--tRNA ligase: MNQKQVIAERLAAILPSLEVEAIYNLLEKPKSSEMGDIAFPAFSLAKVERKAPQAIAADIVEKLDTTGFEKVVATGPYVNFFLDKAAISHQVLTDVITEKDQYGKLNIGQGRNVTIDMSSPNIAKPFSVGHLRSTVIGDALANIHEKLGYKPIRINHLGDWGKQFGMLIVAYKLWGDKAAVEADPISELLKLYVRINAEAEEKPELDEEARQWFKKLEDGDPEAHELWQWFRDESLVEFNRIYDKLDVTFDSYNGEAFYNDKMDEGIQILEEKGLLQESKGAKIVDLESYNLPPALIMKTDGATLYITRDMATAMYRKRTYDFVKSIYVVGQEQINHFKQLKAVLKEMDFDWSDDMTHITFGLVTKDKKKLSTRKGNIILLEPTLDEAISRALTQIEAKNPDLENKEEVAHAVGVGAVKFYDLKTDRDNGYDFDLEAMVSFEGETGPYVQYAYARIQSILRKANFVPNAENDYKLADAESWEIIKHIQNFSNLVERAGDKFDPSLIAKYAINLAQAFNKYYAHTRILDESPERDSRLALAYATGVVLKEALRLLGVKAPEKM; the protein is encoded by the coding sequence ATGAATCAAAAACAAGTGATTGCAGAAAGACTAGCTGCCATCCTTCCGAGTTTGGAAGTAGAAGCTATCTACAATCTGCTAGAAAAACCGAAATCATCAGAAATGGGTGACATCGCCTTCCCTGCCTTCTCACTTGCCAAAGTAGAACGAAAGGCTCCACAGGCTATCGCCGCAGACATCGTTGAAAAACTAGACACTACTGGCTTTGAAAAGGTTGTAGCTACCGGCCCTTACGTCAACTTCTTCTTGGACAAGGCTGCTATCTCCCACCAAGTCTTGACAGATGTTATTACTGAAAAAGACCAATACGGTAAACTCAACATCGGTCAAGGACGCAATGTAACCATCGACATGTCTAGCCCAAACATTGCTAAACCATTCTCAGTTGGACATTTGCGTTCAACCGTTATCGGTGATGCCCTTGCTAACATCCACGAAAAGCTTGGCTACAAACCTATCCGCATCAACCACTTGGGTGACTGGGGTAAACAATTTGGTATGTTGATTGTTGCCTACAAACTTTGGGGTGACAAGGCTGCGGTCGAAGCTGACCCAATCTCAGAACTTCTTAAACTCTATGTCCGTATCAACGCTGAAGCGGAAGAAAAGCCTGAGTTGGACGAAGAAGCACGTCAATGGTTCAAAAAATTGGAAGATGGCGACCCAGAAGCGCATGAATTGTGGCAATGGTTCCGTGATGAGAGCTTGGTCGAATTTAACCGCATCTACGACAAACTTGATGTAACATTCGACAGCTATAACGGCGAAGCCTTCTACAACGATAAGATGGACGAAGGTATCCAAATCTTAGAAGAAAAAGGACTTCTTCAAGAGTCTAAAGGTGCCAAAATCGTTGACCTTGAAAGCTACAATCTTCCACCAGCCCTTATCATGAAGACAGATGGCGCTACCCTCTACATCACGCGCGATATGGCAACAGCTATGTACCGCAAGCGCACCTATGACTTCGTGAAAAGCATCTATGTCGTTGGTCAGGAGCAAATCAACCACTTCAAGCAACTCAAGGCCGTTTTGAAGGAAATGGATTTCGACTGGAGCGACGATATGACCCATATCACCTTCGGTCTGGTTACCAAGGACAAGAAAAAGCTCTCTACTCGTAAAGGAAACATCATCCTGCTCGAGCCAACACTTGACGAAGCTATTTCACGCGCCCTTACTCAAATCGAAGCTAAAAACCCTGACCTTGAAAACAAGGAAGAAGTGGCGCACGCAGTTGGTGTCGGCGCTGTTAAGTTCTACGACCTCAAAACCGACCGTGACAACGGCTACGACTTCGACTTGGAAGCTATGGTTTCCTTCGAGGGTGAAACGGGTCCTTATGTACAATACGCATACGCCCGCATCCAGTCTATCCTACGCAAGGCAAACTTTGTACCAAACGCAGAAAATGACTACAAACTAGCTGACGCAGAAAGCTGGGAAATCATCAAGCACATCCAAAACTTCTCAAATCTTGTAGAACGTGCCGGTGATAAATTTGACCCATCACTTATCGCCAAATACGCTATCAACCTAGCTCAAGCCTTCAACAAATACTACGCCCACACGCGTATCTTGGATGAAAGCCCAGAGCGTGACAGCCGCTTGGCACTTGCCTACGCAACTGGTGTCGTCCTAAAAGAAGCCCTTCGTCTTCTTGGCGTAAAAGCTCCAGAGAAAATGTAA
- a CDS encoding SH3 domain-containing protein — protein sequence MTKTSLTANQPRFSIRTYSLGAASVLLAYACLAAGPVAHANTDTNTNTSTNLRTVQTSTSSSTGQEIPTQITQPTTPQTGTEQTTTSTTTSPSNSGQTGQTSQEKIKTGTSISADQQTQLTIPETNQAKTASSQTSSPQTTPTTRDNQTQTTPTSSSHPRTSTPSTSSSAISQKTNTQTQTNTTRTRPTTQTRTASTRSSSTSALGDDYPYTAVDAIDPWRLYTRQCTSFVAFRLSKVNGFEIPPAYGNADAWGHRARREGYRVDMNPAIGAVAWWTSPMHVAWVSSIQGDMVEIEEYNYGARYTYGRRMIHKNSVSGYIHFKDLAGSPVSQTSPAATQTHTSSLANSGTYTFTQQAPIKAQAKQSSTTLDYYYAGESVRYDRVLTADGYQWLSYLSYSGQRRYIPIKQVQSSPAPQQPIVSTPTKPQGTIHITNINQAEGSFEVIITNVKSPKTIKSVSIPIWSDNNGQDDIIWYPAQRQNDGSYKVNVQASKHKNDRGLYHIHVYYTDSSNKLEFITGTTTQLTAISQQTNQTNSNLPASGTYYFKSKTIVRNRPSQSASEITYYGAGSSVRYDRVVTAEGRQWISYVSFSGARRYIAIP from the coding sequence ATGACAAAAACATCACTTACAGCAAACCAACCACGCTTTTCTATCCGCACTTATTCTCTCGGTGCCGCTTCTGTCCTACTAGCCTATGCCTGTCTAGCAGCTGGACCAGTAGCCCATGCCAACACAGACACAAACACCAATACAAGTACAAACTTAAGGACCGTCCAGACCTCAACAAGTAGTTCTACAGGACAGGAAATACCTACACAAATCACTCAGCCAACTACCCCACAAACAGGAACTGAACAAACAACCACAAGCACTACAACTAGCCCAAGCAACTCTGGGCAAACCGGCCAAACTTCTCAGGAAAAGATTAAAACAGGAACAAGCATATCAGCCGATCAACAAACACAGCTGACTATTCCCGAAACTAATCAAGCTAAGACAGCAAGTTCCCAAACAAGTTCCCCACAAACAACACCTACAACTAGGGACAACCAGACACAGACTACTCCAACAAGCAGTAGCCATCCCCGGACAAGTACGCCATCAACAAGTAGCTCTGCCATTTCCCAAAAAACAAACACCCAAACACAAACCAACACCACCAGAACTCGACCGACTACCCAAACTCGTACTGCCAGCACACGTTCCAGCTCCACCAGTGCCTTGGGGGATGATTATCCTTATACAGCGGTGGACGCTATTGACCCCTGGAGGCTCTACACCCGTCAATGTACTTCTTTTGTAGCCTTTCGCCTCAGTAAAGTCAACGGTTTTGAAATCCCACCAGCTTACGGTAATGCAGATGCTTGGGGACATAGAGCTCGACGAGAGGGTTACCGAGTGGATATGAACCCTGCCATAGGAGCAGTGGCTTGGTGGACCTCTCCTATGCACGTTGCCTGGGTATCTAGCATCCAAGGTGACATGGTCGAAATTGAAGAATACAACTACGGTGCTCGCTATACCTACGGTCGTCGAATGATCCATAAGAACTCTGTCAGTGGCTATATTCACTTCAAGGACCTAGCTGGCTCGCCTGTCAGTCAGACCAGTCCTGCAGCTACTCAGACGCACACATCTAGCTTAGCAAACAGCGGTACCTATACCTTTACCCAGCAAGCACCAATCAAGGCTCAAGCCAAGCAATCTAGTACAACCTTAGATTACTATTATGCTGGCGAAAGCGTTCGCTACGACAGGGTTCTAACAGCTGACGGCTACCAGTGGCTTAGCTACCTCAGCTACAGTGGACAAAGACGCTACATTCCTATCAAACAAGTACAGTCCTCCCCTGCACCACAGCAGCCAATTGTATCAACTCCTACAAAACCTCAAGGAACAATCCACATTACAAATATCAATCAAGCAGAGGGTAGTTTTGAAGTTATCATCACCAATGTAAAATCTCCCAAAACTATCAAATCAGTATCTATTCCAATTTGGTCAGATAATAATGGGCAAGATGATATCATCTGGTATCCTGCTCAGCGACAAAACGATGGCAGCTACAAGGTAAATGTTCAAGCAAGTAAACATAAAAATGACCGAGGACTCTACCACATCCATGTCTATTACACAGATTCCTCAAACAAACTCGAATTCATTACTGGAACTACAACTCAACTAACAGCAATATCTCAACAAACCAATCAAACAAACAGTAATTTACCAGCATCGGGTACCTATTATTTCAAGAGCAAAACCATTGTCCGCAATCGCCCTAGCCAGTCCGCAAGTGAAATCACCTACTACGGTGCTGGTTCTTCTGTCCGCTATGACCGGGTTGTCACAGCCGAAGGCCGTCAATGGATTAGCTATGTCAGCTTTTCTGGAGCCCGTCGCTACATTGCCATTCCATAA
- a CDS encoding MFS transporter: MKRPIHLYIFVILSSIASILRLFSAFVKTFNEEQLRTAMQGAVGIDVEELILVSRETANLQNSILQKIAALVLFGLLIAVIVFLFMKKNELASYLYIGYLFSTLLLNTYNYLASKGIANLYSDAGLRDVTAAGMLWAYILNIVLFAIYFGVTIFFHLRKPKEKPSTAINSTDI, encoded by the coding sequence ATGAAAAGACCAATTCATCTGTATATTTTTGTGATACTGTCCAGTATTGCCAGTATTTTAAGGCTGTTCAGTGCCTTTGTTAAGACATTTAACGAGGAGCAACTTCGCACAGCTATGCAGGGAGCTGTTGGGATTGATGTGGAAGAGTTAATTCTTGTTTCGCGCGAAACAGCCAATCTTCAGAATAGTATTCTTCAAAAGATTGCAGCCCTAGTCCTGTTTGGTCTATTGATTGCGGTCATTGTTTTCCTATTCATGAAGAAAAATGAGTTGGCTTCCTATCTTTACATTGGCTATCTATTTTCAACCTTGTTGCTGAATACCTATAACTACCTAGCAAGTAAAGGGATTGCCAACCTCTACTCAGATGCAGGCTTGCGTGATGTGACAGCAGCAGGTATGCTATGGGCTTACATCCTCAACATTGTCCTATTTGCCATTTACTTTGGTGTGACCATTTTCTTCCATCTGCGTAAGCCAAAAGAGAAACCAAGTACAGCTATCAATTCTACCGATATTTAA
- a CDS encoding ABC transporter ATP-binding protein, with protein MIEIQGLKKSFEQRVIFSDLNMKLEKGKIYALIGKSGSGKTTLLNMLAKLEAADGGRIMYQGQDLSTLSSQVFFRQEMGYLFQHFGLLENQSIRENLDLGFVGQKLSKAERLQRQLVAMEQVNLGYLDMNKPVYTLSGGEAQRVALAKLILKNPPLILADEPTAALDPKNSEEVMQLLTELKNDKRVIVIATHNPAIWEKADMVIDMKEIGHG; from the coding sequence ATGATTGAGATTCAGGGATTGAAAAAGAGTTTTGAACAACGGGTGATTTTTTCGGATTTGAATATGAAACTTGAAAAAGGGAAAATATATGCCTTGATTGGTAAAAGTGGTAGTGGCAAGACGACCTTGTTGAATATGCTGGCCAAGCTGGAAGCTGCTGATGGTGGGCGGATTATGTATCAGGGGCAGGATTTGTCCACCTTATCTTCGCAGGTTTTCTTTCGGCAGGAGATGGGCTACCTGTTTCAACATTTTGGCTTGTTGGAAAATCAGTCCATCAGAGAGAATTTGGACTTGGGATTTGTTGGGCAGAAGCTGTCAAAAGCTGAGCGCCTGCAAAGGCAGTTGGTGGCTATGGAACAGGTCAATCTGGGCTATTTAGATATGAATAAACCTGTCTATACCCTATCAGGTGGAGAGGCGCAGAGGGTTGCCCTAGCCAAATTGATTTTAAAAAATCCTCCCTTGATTTTAGCGGATGAACCAACCGCTGCACTTGATCCTAAAAATTCTGAAGAGGTCATGCAGCTCTTGACAGAATTAAAAAATGACAAGCGTGTGATTGTCATAGCGACCCACAATCCTGCTATTTGGGAAAAGGCAGATATGGTAATTGATATGAAGGAGATTGGACATGGATAA
- a CDS encoding bacteriocin-associated integral membrane family protein, translated as MKRLFILVSTVLVAIYLGIALAGQVSLVEFGSYQAVDVIGKDTNRQTANRDQVTEVLTDLADEHKSVIARRIVEPNASGETSFTYAIYGSGQVPEGLTVSSKESAETSDLVSSYLIVSGDLDNQVLKESLESLGYSGMVHHGYSLFSIFLSTVVSEVAMLSFFVFLLTFMALTLIYRIKTLRFAGIRLISGESFLQVVARPLWEDIRQIAMATSVGAIIGLLILYLQAGFLLSILQVFFLGLFLYALALASISVLLSLVYFLGLRQNSLVDLLKGKLPLKRMLAMMMVGQLLAILVVGFSSSRLLQGYQEIRLLEQAQEEWALRDDYYKSVFSYSSAMMSEEEVAQQNKKWREFAKGQLEAGSALFVKSNVDQYLFGSEVDPEGNRLTDYSPRGNVLYVTPAYLTEQKVAVDTAFLEKMNHLTLGEYGLILPESLRHQAKQVEEMFQAELEGFSRESLEISSQQLFETKVSLAYTDSGHQRFLYNDGERSQLQYLTDPIIVVLTPESTGATPISDMFWGTSVDVGMKFKDYQATIEAMKEQGVYNWVSYLVNHRLTFVGVLNTKRTEFYSLLIGTVLTLATAILLFDAMNLLYFEQFRREIFIKRLAGMTFRELHGQYLLGQLGVFLVGLLASVWLTSNLVMSSLAVGLLAVNAMVILKLQDKKEQTANVAVLKGQ; from the coding sequence ATGAAACGTTTATTTATTCTAGTATCGACCGTATTGGTAGCAATTTACCTGGGGATTGCTTTGGCTGGTCAGGTTAGTCTTGTAGAGTTTGGTTCTTATCAGGCAGTGGATGTCATCGGGAAAGATACCAATAGACAGACAGCCAATCGTGACCAGGTGACAGAGGTCTTGACAGATTTGGCAGATGAACATAAGAGTGTGATTGCTAGACGGATTGTCGAGCCTAATGCTTCTGGGGAAACCAGTTTTACCTATGCCATCTATGGTAGCGGACAGGTTCCAGAAGGTTTGACCGTTTCCTCCAAGGAAAGTGCTGAAACCAGCGACTTGGTTAGTTCTTATCTGATTGTTTCAGGAGATTTGGACAACCAAGTCTTGAAAGAAAGTTTGGAATCACTGGGTTACAGTGGCATGGTCCATCATGGCTATTCTCTTTTTAGCATCTTCCTATCCACAGTCGTTTCAGAAGTAGCCATGCTGAGTTTCTTTGTCTTTCTCTTGACCTTCATGGCTCTCACCTTAATCTATCGGATTAAGACCTTACGATTTGCAGGAATTCGTCTGATTTCAGGTGAAAGTTTCTTACAGGTGGTGGCTCGACCTTTATGGGAGGATATTCGTCAGATTGCGATGGCTACATCGGTGGGGGCTATAATCGGACTTCTTATTCTCTATCTTCAAGCTGGATTTTTACTATCCATCTTGCAGGTCTTTTTCCTGGGGCTTTTTCTCTATGCACTGGCTCTTGCTAGTATTTCTGTCCTACTTAGCCTAGTGTATTTCCTGGGGTTGAGGCAAAATAGCTTGGTTGATTTGCTCAAGGGAAAACTTCCTCTCAAACGGATGTTGGCTATGATGATGGTTGGGCAACTTCTGGCTATTTTGGTAGTAGGTTTTAGCTCTAGCCGTCTATTGCAGGGCTATCAGGAAATCCGCTTGCTTGAACAGGCACAGGAAGAATGGGCATTGAGAGATGACTATTACAAATCTGTTTTTAGTTACAGCTCTGCTATGATGTCTGAAGAGGAAGTCGCCCAGCAGAATAAAAAGTGGCGGGAGTTTGCCAAGGGACAGCTAGAAGCTGGGTCGGCTCTATTTGTCAAAAGCAATGTAGACCAGTATCTCTTTGGTAGCGAGGTGGACCCAGAGGGCAATCGCCTGACGGATTATAGCCCTCGTGGCAATGTCCTCTATGTAACGCCAGCATATCTGACCGAGCAGAAGGTGGCAGTGGACACCGCATTCTTGGAGAAGATGAATCACTTGACTTTAGGGGAATATGGCTTGATTTTGCCAGAGAGCTTGCGACATCAAGCGAAGCAAGTAGAGGAGATGTTTCAGGCAGAATTAGAAGGATTTTCTCGTGAAAGCTTGGAAATAAGTAGCCAGCAGTTATTTGAAACCAAGGTCAGTCTGGCCTATACAGATAGCGGTCACCAGCGCTTCCTCTATAATGATGGTGAGCGTAGCCAGCTTCAGTATCTGACAGATCCGATTATAGTTGTCTTGACTCCCGAGTCCACAGGTGCAACACCGATTTCAGATATGTTCTGGGGAACCAGTGTTGATGTGGGGATGAAGTTTAAGGATTATCAGGCTACGATTGAAGCCATGAAGGAACAAGGTGTGTATAACTGGGTGTCATATCTGGTCAATCATCGCTTGACTTTTGTCGGTGTCTTGAACACCAAGCGGACAGAGTTTTATTCGTTACTCATTGGCACTGTCTTGACTTTAGCAACGGCTATTTTGCTCTTTGATGCCATGAACTTACTCTATTTTGAGCAATTCAGACGGGAAATCTTTATCAAGCGCTTGGCAGGAATGACCTTCCGTGAGCTTCATGGACAGTATCTCTTGGGACAACTAGGGGTATTCCTAGTAGGCTTGCTTGCATCAGTTTGGTTGACAAGCAATCTTGTTATGAGCAGTTTGGCAGTGGGGTTGCTTGCTGTCAATGCCATGGTGATATTGAAACTGCAAGATAAAAAAGAACAAACTGCCAATGTCGCAGTATTGAAAGGACAATAA
- a CDS encoding lactococcin 972 family bacteriocin, with translation MKKTLKKFALIAGLAATIGGTAVASAAVQYPGGGVWTYGAANGGAYSNYYHSSRYHSSTVVSRWTGASSKGYAQAGQTSRAWISTKRGEKAAFYYNY, from the coding sequence ATGAAAAAGACACTTAAAAAATTTGCACTCATCGCGGGACTTGCAGCAACAATTGGCGGAACAGCAGTGGCTTCAGCGGCTGTACAGTATCCTGGCGGTGGAGTTTGGACGTACGGAGCAGCAAATGGTGGCGCCTATTCAAACTATTATCACAGCAGTCGCTACCATAGTTCAACTGTCGTAAGTAGATGGACCGGAGCCTCAAGTAAAGGGTATGCACAGGCAGGACAGACCTCTCGTGCATGGATTAGTACAAAACGGGGAGAGAAAGCAGCTTTCTATTACAACTATTAA
- a CDS encoding helix-turn-helix domain-containing protein has protein sequence MTLGQKIEQLRLEKGLSRPDFCGDESELTVRQLARIESGQSQPSIPKLEYISQRLGIPAYSLMPDYKELPQGYLELKYKLLREPIYNKVEVLDKKEQYLDEIEELYCEQLPPEETVWVETSRAILDVIRTQHPEYAVALLETYLPELEEKEVFSLKDLELISLYFVSVFAHIKNKKNQLSEVGKLQSFLLRLIKHVNLVQPEQLFLLSNVIFSGLACLDMLESYEFFDIYIACLQEIMEKTQDFQKKPILLMLHWKHALVVENKYSLAEGFYQKAKLFADMIEDAHLVTMLEKQWQEDLKKYL, from the coding sequence ATGACTTTAGGGCAAAAAATCGAGCAACTGAGGCTAGAAAAGGGACTGAGCCGTCCAGATTTTTGTGGAGATGAATCCGAGTTGACGGTACGCCAATTAGCTCGGATAGAAAGTGGACAATCGCAACCCTCTATTCCAAAGCTAGAGTACATTTCCCAGCGTTTAGGCATTCCAGCCTATAGCCTGATGCCAGACTATAAGGAACTGCCACAGGGCTATTTGGAACTCAAGTACAAGTTGTTGCGGGAGCCGATATATAATAAGGTGGAGGTGTTGGATAAAAAGGAACAATACCTTGATGAAATAGAAGAACTGTATTGTGAACAATTACCACCAGAGGAAACGGTGTGGGTTGAAACGTCAAGAGCGATTTTGGATGTTATTCGTACACAACATCCAGAATATGCGGTAGCCTTATTAGAAACGTATTTACCTGAACTTGAGGAGAAAGAAGTCTTTTCGTTGAAGGATTTAGAACTGATTAGTCTGTATTTCGTCAGTGTATTTGCACATATAAAAAACAAGAAAAATCAGTTATCAGAAGTTGGTAAGTTGCAATCGTTCTTATTGCGTTTAATAAAGCATGTCAATCTTGTTCAGCCAGAGCAATTATTTCTTCTGAGTAATGTTATTTTTTCAGGTCTGGCTTGTTTGGATATGCTGGAGTCTTATGAATTTTTTGACATTTATATTGCTTGTCTTCAAGAAATAATGGAGAAAACACAGGATTTTCAAAAGAAACCTATTTTACTTATGTTGCATTGGAAACATGCTCTTGTTGTGGAGAATAAGTATAGTTTGGCAGAAGGGTTCTATCAAAAAGCAAAACTATTTGCTGATATGATTGAAGATGCACATTTGGTAACCATGTTAGAAAAGCAATGGCAAGAAGATTTGAAAAAATATTTGTAA
- a CDS encoding helix-turn-helix domain-containing protein, whose translation MDLGQKIERLRLEKGLSRPDFCGDESELTVRQLARIESGQSQPSIPKLEYIAQRLGIPAYSLMPDYKELPQGYLELKYKLLREPIYNKVEVLDKKELQLEDLYNRYYEELPLDEQRVYSVLQATIDTTSSRNPEFASAILDEYLPSLETKTVYTINEILLIRLFFFQLLERKDIYQYGQKIDLFMLRLVEQFKITRQEDYFIVRDVLFSGLCCLEMIEHYDYFDTYLECLQDVMEATEDYQKKPLVLMLIWKQLLRKTQDFSAAEPMFQSAKTFAKIIGNDHLAQKLIEEWQEDLKKYL comes from the coding sequence ATGGATTTAGGGCAAAAAATCGAACGCTTACGATTAGAAAAGGGGCTGAGCCGTCCAGATTTTTGTGGAGATGAATCCGAGTTGACGGTACGGCAATTAGCTCGGATAGAAAGTGGTCAATCGCAGCCCTCTATACCTAAGTTAGAGTACATTGCCCAGCGTTTAGGCATTCCAGCCTATAGCCTAATGCCAGACTATAAGGAATTGCCACAGGGCTATCTGGAACTCAAGTACAAGTTGCTGCGGGAGCCGATATATAATAAGGTGGAGGTGTTGGATAAAAAGGAGCTACAGTTAGAAGACCTTTATAATCGTTATTACGAAGAGCTACCTTTAGATGAACAGCGAGTGTATAGCGTTCTGCAAGCAACGATAGATACGACAAGTAGTAGAAATCCAGAATTTGCTAGTGCTATACTAGATGAGTATCTACCGAGCTTGGAAACTAAAACAGTCTATACTATTAATGAAATCTTGTTAATTCGTCTCTTTTTCTTTCAGTTGCTAGAAAGAAAGGACATCTATCAGTACGGACAAAAGATAGATTTATTTATGTTACGGCTTGTTGAGCAGTTTAAAATTACTCGTCAAGAAGATTATTTTATTGTGCGTGATGTACTCTTTTCAGGTCTATGCTGCCTTGAAATGATTGAGCACTATGATTATTTTGATACCTATCTGGAGTGTTTGCAGGATGTTATGGAAGCGACGGAGGATTATCAGAAAAAACCACTTGTATTGATGCTCATTTGGAAGCAACTATTGAGAAAGACACAAGATTTTTCAGCTGCTGAACCGATGTTCCAATCAGCTAAAACTTTTGCCAAAATCATCGGAAATGACCATCTGGCGCAGAAATTGATAGAAGAGTGGCAAGAAGATTTGAAAAAATATTTGTAG